A single region of the Bdellovibrio sp. GT3 genome encodes:
- the dnaJ gene encoding molecular chaperone DnaJ: MAKRDFYEILGVEKGADQDTIKKAYRKMAMQYHPDKNPGNKEAEEKFKEAAGAYEVLSDTQKRAQYDRFGHDAFTGRGGGGGFQDTEDIFSHFGDIFGDLFGGGGQRQQRRNRNEPRRGSDLRYVTEINLKDVISGLEKEIEFDTDENCKVCNGSGAEKGSHPETCHTCGGSGQVVRSQGFFAMASTCPTCHGQGTVVKNPCKPCKGKGRTSVHKKIRLNIPPGVDTGTRLRVATEGEGGYMGGQPGDLYVEIRVKPHNKFERRGDDLIGEISVPYIQMLLGGEVEVPTVTGKANVEIPKGCENGDNVKLSGEGLPSLRGNRRGDIYYHVSVEFPDKLGKEEEKLLREIAKEKGLKVSGGKKLFG; the protein is encoded by the coding sequence ATGGCCAAACGAGATTTTTACGAAATTCTAGGTGTCGAAAAAGGCGCCGATCAGGACACAATCAAAAAAGCGTATCGTAAGATGGCGATGCAGTACCATCCGGATAAAAATCCCGGCAACAAAGAGGCAGAGGAAAAATTCAAAGAAGCTGCCGGTGCCTACGAAGTTCTAAGTGATACACAAAAACGCGCGCAATATGATCGCTTCGGCCACGATGCATTCACTGGCCGCGGTGGTGGCGGTGGATTCCAGGATACGGAAGACATTTTCTCGCACTTCGGTGATATTTTCGGTGATTTGTTCGGTGGCGGTGGTCAACGTCAGCAGCGTCGCAATCGCAATGAACCGCGCCGCGGTTCTGATCTTCGCTACGTCACTGAGATCAATCTAAAGGATGTGATCTCGGGCCTTGAAAAAGAAATTGAATTCGATACCGATGAAAATTGCAAAGTCTGCAACGGCTCTGGGGCAGAGAAGGGTTCTCACCCGGAAACCTGCCACACTTGTGGTGGTTCAGGTCAGGTTGTGCGCTCGCAAGGTTTCTTTGCCATGGCTTCGACATGCCCAACCTGCCATGGTCAAGGCACTGTCGTAAAGAATCCATGCAAACCCTGCAAAGGCAAAGGGCGCACCAGCGTTCATAAAAAGATCCGCTTGAACATTCCTCCAGGTGTCGACACAGGAACTCGTTTGCGTGTGGCGACTGAAGGTGAGGGCGGTTACATGGGTGGCCAGCCGGGTGACCTTTATGTTGAGATTCGCGTAAAGCCTCACAACAAATTCGAACGTCGCGGTGATGACTTGATTGGCGAAATTTCTGTTCCTTACATCCAGATGCTTTTGGGTGGCGAGGTCGAAGTGCCAACGGTAACCGGCAAAGCAAACGTGGAAATCCCCAAGGGCTGTGAAAATGGCGATAACGTGAAACTTTCAGGTGAAGGCCTGCCTTCACTGCGCGGCAACCGTCGCGGTGATATTTACTATCATGTCAGCGTTGAGTTCCCGGATAAGCTTGGTAAAGAAGAAGAAAAACTTCTTCGTGAAATTGCCAAAGAAAAAGGCCTGAAAGTCAGCGGCGGCAAAAAGCTGTTCGGCTAG